The Acidobacteriota bacterium genome has a window encoding:
- a CDS encoding DUF503 domain-containing protein codes for MRVGILVVEIFLPGCASLKDKRRVVRAVKDRTRHRHNVAAAEVDHQERRQRATIAFASVAGADGQLDQLFDRIVAEVEEIVPGGVRVTERDILG; via the coding sequence ATGCGGGTCGGGATCCTGGTGGTCGAGATCTTTCTCCCCGGCTGCGCCTCGCTCAAGGACAAGAGGCGGGTCGTGCGCGCCGTCAAGGACCGCACGCGCCACCGGCACAACGTCGCCGCCGCCGAGGTGGACCATCAGGAGCGGCGCCAGCGGGCGACGATCGCCTTCGCTTCGGTGGCCGGGGCCGACGGGCAGCTCGATCAGCTCTTCGATCGCATCGTGGCCGAGGTGGAGGAAATCGTCCCCGGGGGGGTCCGCGTGACCGAACGGGACATCCTCGGATGA
- the truB gene encoding tRNA pseudouridine(55) synthase TruB translates to MNRSEPPIGMILVDKPAGMTSHDVVQWVRRLLGTRRVGHAGTLDPLATGLLPCLVGPATRLVRFLHGWDKCYVGVIALGEETESGDAEGAEGVRRARVPPAPVLRAAVSRLTGTILQTPPAFSAKKIGGQPAHRLARRGYRPALPPVRVTVHRLRLHPRPDGRLLFAARVSSGTYLRALARDLGRLLGTGAHLERLRRTGIGPLRVREAVRPGAEEAARGRLLPPEAIPLPFPTLPLGAAELGRFRSGQPVPARAIPGRAGWVRVLDPEGRLVGVGEWDGGGAIRPRVVIRP, encoded by the coding sequence ATGAACCGCAGCGAGCCCCCGATCGGGATGATCCTCGTCGACAAGCCGGCGGGGATGACGAGCCACGACGTGGTCCAGTGGGTCCGGCGCCTTCTCGGCACCCGACGGGTCGGTCACGCCGGCACGCTCGACCCGCTCGCCACGGGCCTCCTCCCCTGCCTCGTCGGGCCGGCGACCCGGCTGGTGCGCTTCCTGCACGGCTGGGACAAGTGCTACGTCGGGGTGATCGCCCTCGGCGAGGAGACCGAGTCGGGCGACGCCGAGGGCGCCGAGGGGGTCCGCCGGGCTCGGGTTCCGCCGGCGCCGGTCCTGCGCGCGGCTGTTTCCCGGCTCACCGGAACGATCCTCCAGACGCCGCCGGCCTTCTCCGCCAAGAAGATCGGGGGGCAACCCGCCCACCGCCTGGCGCGGCGCGGCTACCGTCCGGCTCTTCCTCCCGTGCGGGTCACCGTGCACCGCCTCCGGCTTCACCCGCGGCCCGACGGGCGCCTTCTGTTCGCCGCCCGGGTTTCGAGCGGAACCTATCTCCGGGCCCTCGCCCGGGACCTCGGCCGGCTGCTGGGAACGGGAGCCCACCTCGAGCGCCTGCGCCGCACCGGTATCGGCCCGCTTCGAGTCCGGGAGGCGGTCCGGCCCGGCGCGGAGGAGGCGGCCCGGGGGCGATTGCTCCCACCGGAGGCGATCCCGCTTCCGTTTCCCACCCTCCCGCTGGGCGCCGCGGAACTGGGCCGCTTCCGGTCCGGACAGCCGGTGCCGGCCCGGGCGATTCCCGGGCGGGCGGGATGGGTGAGGGTGCTGGACCCGGAGGGCCGGCTCGTGGGTGTCGGGGAGTGGGACGGGGGCGGAGCGATCCGGCCCCGAGTGGTGATCCGTCCCTGA
- a CDS encoding 30S ribosomal protein S15, whose translation MPLAKEKKQELLAEYRRHETDTGSTPAQVALLTERIRHLTEHLKTHKKDHHSRLGLLKLVGKRRRLLNYMRRRDPSGYRELIQRLGIRR comes from the coding sequence TTGCCACTCGCCAAGGAGAAGAAGCAGGAGCTGCTCGCGGAGTACCGGCGGCACGAGACCGATACCGGCTCGACGCCGGCCCAGGTGGCTCTCCTCACCGAGAGGATCCGCCACCTGACCGAGCACCTGAAAACGCACAAGAAAGACCATCACTCGCGGCTCGGCCTGTTGAAGCTCGTCGGCAAGCGGCGCCGACTGCTCAACTACATGCGGCGCCGCGATCCGTCCGGCTACCGCGAGCTGATCCAGCGCCTCGGGATCCGCCGCTGA